A region from the Geotrypetes seraphini chromosome 10, aGeoSer1.1, whole genome shotgun sequence genome encodes:
- the ZBTB43 gene encoding zinc finger and BTB domain-containing protein 43, giving the protein MESGTSSFRVDFPDFSNVILQKLNQQRQLGQLCDISIIVQGHLFRAHKAVLAASSPYFCDQVLLKNSRRVVLPDVMNPRVFENILVSTYTGRLVMPAPEIVSYLTAASFLQMWNVVDKCTELLEGNPTVLCHKSNHSSDHQSPSSSNYNGLVESFEFGSGAQSAFQKTEELRDGENDEESPKDNELSSQLTEHEYLPSNSSTEHDRLSTEMTSQDGEEGVSDSAEYHYIRPVYSKPSIMSHKRWVHIKPERFDVDCQGVETHPPYEEHQVSDSMTINQVDPASQSSGISHEFAMTDKKVEELEAHPTRNSYDEQMDFYGASMEQFSGERADENHVDQSTTAGCGDSTDIATSIQEDPSHSGFSSIVYKLYPCQCGKSFTHKSQRDRHMSMHLGLRPYGCGVCGKKFKMKHHLVGHMKIHTGIKPYECNICGKRFMWRDSFHRHVTSCTKAYQASKMDQTITDS; this is encoded by the coding sequence ATGGAGTCTGGAACAAGCTCTTTTCGAGTGGATTTTCCTGATTTTTCCAACGTCATTTTGCAGAAGTTAAATCAGCAGCGCCAACTGGGACAGTTATGTGACATTTCTATCATAGTCCAAGGTCACCTATTCAGAGCTCATAAAGCTGTCCTCGCAGCTAGCTCACCATATTTTTGTGATCAAGTACTTCTGAAAAATAGCAGGCGAGTCGTTCTACCTGATGTGATGAATCCTCGTGTGTTTGAGAACATCCTCGTATCTACATATACTGGACGGCTGGTGATGCCAGCACCTGAAATTGTTAGTTACTTAACAGCAGCCAGCTTCCTTCAGATGTGGAATGTGGTAGACAAATGCACTGAGCTTTTGGAAGGAAACCCAACAGTCTTGTGCCACAAGTCAAACCACAGCAGTGATCACCAGTCCCCTAGCAGCAGCAACTACAATGGCCTCGTTGAAAGTTTTGAGTTTGGCTCTGGGGCACAGTCAGCATTTCAAAAAACAGAGGAATTAAGGGATGGAGAAAATGATGAGGAAAGCCCAAAAGATAATGAACTTTCATCTCAGCTAACAGAACATGAGTATCTTCCAAGTAATTCTTCAACAGAGCATGACCGACTTAGCACCGAAATGACAAGTCAAGATGGGGAAGAAGGAGTAAGTGACAGTGCCGAGTATCATTACATTCGACCGGTCTACAGTAAGCCTAGCATTATGTCCCATAAACGTTGGGTCCACATTAAACCTGAAAGATTTGATGTAGATTGTCAAGGTGTTGAAACACATCCTCCTTATGAAGAGCATCAAGTTTCAGACTCTATGACTATCAATCAGGTGGATCCCGCAAGCCAGTCGTCTGGCATCAGTCATGAGTTTGCTATGACCGACAAAAAAGTGGAAGAATTAGAGGCACATCCTACAAGAAACAGTTATGATGAGCAAATGGATTTCTATGGTGCTTCAATGGAACAGTTTTCCGGTGAAAGAGCAGATGAAAATCATGTTGATCAGAGCACAACAGCAGGGTGTGGAGATAGTACTGATATAGCCACCAGCATTCAAGAGGATCCCTCCCATTCTGGATTCTCTTCTATTGTTTACAAATTGTATCCCTGTCAGTGCGGTAAAAGTTTTACACACAAAAGTCAAAGAGATCGACATATGAGCATGCACCTTGGTCTGCGGCCATATGGCTGTGGTGTGTGTggtaagaaatttaaaatgaaacATCACCTAGTGGGTCACATGAAAATCCACACTGGTATAAAACCCTATGAATGCAATATCTGTGGAAAAAGATTTATGTGGCGGGACAGTTTTCATAGGCATGTAACTTCTTGTACAAAGGCCTATCAGGCATCAAAGATGGACCAGACAATTACTGACAGCTAA